The following is a genomic window from Trachemys scripta elegans isolate TJP31775 chromosome 7, CAS_Tse_1.0, whole genome shotgun sequence.
TCTTTGATTTGAAGAGCTTTGTATCAGcaatatctttattttttcatACTGCACTGAGTGTATCTGCTTAAGAAAGTTAAGAGCCATTGAATTAAGATTTGCTTTTATGCCCAAACAGAATGTTACACTTTTCCTATATATAGCTCAGTAATTTTAGTATGAATCACTCAGTTTTGTTATACCTTTTCCATTCCAGCTGAGCTTTAGTCTGAAACATCTTAACTACCTCAGCATGTCCATGAAATTCTCACAGCAAGCTCTTTCTGAAATGTGAAAATAATCTGTTTCAAACAAATATATATAGTCAGGCCTATtcggattatttttattttttcagtactTTCATTTAAGACTAGTCATTTCTCTTCTGCATATGGAACAAAAGATTTAACATTGTGTACTAAAGaaaacaattctctctctttttagtttatttttataattttggatGGAAGGATTATGGCGTGGCATCTCTCACTACTATACTGGATATGGTAAAAGTGATGGCTTTTGCCTTGCAGGAAGGGAGGGTAGCTGTTCATTGTCATGCAGGACTTGGCCGAACAGGTATGTGTTCAACTTAAAAAATTAATGTGAACTTATTTTCTGTAGGTACAAAAAAATGGCAGATATACAATTTAAACAAACCTATAATGATTTATATTTATCACTCTGAGGAGGTATACTGTGAAGTGATTAAACTTGCAAACaaaatttatttgtaaaaaataaGAGTCATTCTGTCATAGGCAGCAAGAGGACAAAGTTAACAATTATGAGCTGTGAACCAAAAGATTAGAGAAACTTTGAATCCACGTAACAATCTCCCAGCAATATTGAAACTGTACAGCCTCCTCACCTAGGCAGCTGCTACTCCACATAGTCTTCAATTAAGAAAATAATTCACCTTGTGCTTTTCTGGTCTTGAATAGAGTTATCTGTGGTTACCCTCCCAACTCAGACCTTCGGTCTTTGGAGCTTTTTTCTTTTGGGTTTGAGGATGTTAAAGGTTGCACTTACTTCTGACCCCTCCCCAAATATGTCTCTTTGCTTGGCCCCATCTCTGCAATAGGCACCATTGCTCCATGTGGGTGTGAGGAGTTTGAAAATGATGCAACTGTGCTGCAAACGCAGTTGAGAGAGaaattggcatttttttaaaatgtggagggAGGCTGAGAAAAAACCTTTAAGCACTCAGAGATGGCATTTAACAAAGTTAATACAAGCTAAGGGGAGatttaatttcttatttaaaaggGGTGAAAAGCCCTAAACCTTAGTCTTCCACGGAGTAGCCACCTCAATTTCAAATTCTCTTACATCCACCGAATGACCGCAATGGCTGACCTATATCAAAGTAAGGGAAAATGGCTAGGAAGGAGATCAGTGAAACAGCTGCAGGCCTCAAATCCTTGCAGCCAGAAGAAAAGATCTCATTTTGGAGATCTGAGATACAAACAGCTGTATAtgcaagaaataataaaatagggaggcttagaaaggaaaaaaaaaatccacctgtgGCTGCCGGAGCCTctcagggaacagggagagcAAAAAGCTAGGTGCTATGGCTCACCAATCTCCTTTGTAATAATGATGCTTCTACATTTTGAATAGATTTTAGATTAATCGGGGGgaggtggtttgagcattggcctgctaaacccagggttgtgagttcaatcctggagggggccacttaggaatcaggggcaaaatcagtacttggtcctgctagtgaaggcagggggctggactcaatgacctttcaaggtcccttccagttctaggagataaaatatctccattaatttaattcaaatttaATGAATTAGCACCAGTGTGTAGCTATTAGAGAAAACGGGCTTTTCTCAGGTATGCTAATAGCATAAGGTATCCCCCTGATTTATGCATATAGAACTTCCCCTATAAGGACTACCCTTGAAAtcaatcaatgggagtctttactTTATTGGGAGGTGAATGAGGCCCCATGTTGTCTGACAGGCACATACTTTGTCAAGGCTATTCTTATGTTAATTTCTTAATTCATTTGGGAAGATTTCCACACGTACTTTTGGGTGCATGTACAAAATTGAAGTAACTTATAACAGAGAACATAAAAAGCCAGAAACATGACCTCATCCCAAATCCACACATTAGTGACTCCCTCCTACCACCTAGtgttacctactgatccttctgTCCCACAAAAGCTTGGAACAGAAGACTAGTTTTAGAGCATGATTTGAAGGCTAACATTCTGGTTCTGGTGGGCCAAAAGTGGAAGTGAATTCCAGAGAACCCTTCACTGAAAATGCGATTTACATGAGTATCCTTTTACTGGTGGATAAACTAACAGTGGGAGTCAAGTTTAATTATTTCCCACTGTACGTACCAGGTACAGGATCAACTTGGGCAGCCAGCAGCAACAGGGGAAACATAAGAGACTGGAAAGTGGTTGAGATTCAgggaggaaaaagcagcaaaaggAAAAGGAGATGGCACAAGAATGGTCAGTGTTGGCCATCTGGGGTATTACCAGTAACCTAGTACTAAAGCAGTTAATCTGTCTTATCGAGACAAGTgcttatctagttcttattgCACTCTGATGCTTGTATTATGATGCAAAAATTGCATATACACTTAGTTAGACAATAGCACACTATGAATTGGGCATAAAAATTACATCCTTATGTGTgtgtattaatttttattttataatgtattaACATGTTAACCATTTGTCTTTACATTTTCTAGGTGTTTTGATAGCTTGTTACTTAGTTTTTGCAACAAGAATGACTGCAGATCAAGCAATTCTTTTTGTTAGGGCAAAAAGGCCTAATTCTATTCAAACCAGAGGTCAGTTAGTGTGTGTAAGAGAATTCACTCAATTTTTGATCCCTCTAAGAAATGTGTTTGCTTGCTGCGAGCCCAAAGCACATGCAGTTACTCTGTCCCAGTATCTGATCCGTCAGAGGCATCTGCTCCATGGCTATGAAAGTAGACATCTCAAGTATGTGCCAAAACTTGTTCATCTAGTTTGCAAGCTGCTGTtggacttggctgaaaacagGCAAGTGATAGAGGAGGAATTGTTAGATATACCAGATCTCTCTTCTGAAATTGAAGAGGCTGTTTCTCAGTTGGACTCTACACAGCTAGATAAAGAGTTAACAAGACAGAACAGTGACACATCAGAGCCATTCTCCCACTCAGTAGTGGGAAATGTCACTTTTGAGACCCAGGATTCTGTTCTCTCCCATGAGCACAAATATGATCCTCTTTGGAAGAGGCGGAATGTTGAATGCCTTCAGCCTTTGACTCATTCAAAAAGACGTCTAAGCTATAGTGACTCAGATTTAAGGAGAACTGCATTTCTCTTGGAACAAGGAGAAACTCCATGGACAGTGCCTGCACAAGTACCACTCTTTGACAAACTTAAGCAGCAGAACACTAGGGAACATTTTCTCTCTTCAGGCATTCAAACTCCTCAGCTGGATTTAAACAAAGAGGCCTTAGTTCGTAGTACATTTATTTTCTGGAGTCAAGGTAAATTCAGTTTAGATGGACAAAACAATTTCTATACAAAAAAATCGCCAAAAGAAGTGCAGCGTAGTAAAACCTTTTCCTCAGGTTTTGAACGTGTACACAATGACAGGGAAGCAAGAACACCAAAATGTAGTTTTGCAAAGGAAATTGGTCACAGAAAGAAGCGAGAGACTAATGTGTATGGCAGAAGAATTTGTGCATCTGAGGACTCTGATAATTCTGCTTTAGAAGAAGAATCATCTATTGGATATGAAAGTCAAGATAGTAAAGACCTATTGGAAGCAGTTCCATACATTGTTTTGCAATCAGAATTAAGTCTGGAAGCACGAAGAATTTTGGCAGCTAAAGCCCTTGCAAATCTGAATGAATTTATGGGAGAGGAGGAAGTGAAACAGAAGGTAGAAATGTGGCAGGTATtactttttctaaaatattattcAATATTGTGTATTTATTACATGTATATTTAAAGTATAAACAGCAGCAAAAATTCCACTGCTAGCTTGTGAGAGAAGTCTCTGACACCTGTATAAATTATACACATGCTCTGATATTGAAATTGCCAGTCACCTAAATAAAAGGCTCTTGCTTCAACAAAAATATTATATAGTCAGAGGCTTGAGgtttgacaacaacaacaacaacaaaaaactagcAAAATTTCACTTTACTGTTAACATCTAACAGAAAGGTAGAAAAATTCTTTCTGTATGTGTTTATTCAGTCAATTTAAAATCAGTTGATAGCTATAGTCGTAACATTGTTGGTAACATAAAAGTGCCTCAAGATTTTAGGTTAGAGCCAGGTCAGAGCTTTCTCACAGCTTGTCACAGGATTTTGTGTGTAAATGAGTAAGAGAATTTAGTAGAAATTTAACTACTTAAAATCATCAAAACCATATCCTCCTGAACCCATTTGATTTGAAATAGGAATCAAAAGCTGTTTCATATATTCCACGTATAATTGGAGGGCACTGGACTGTACAGTGTGCTATTCGTGTTGCCGTTTTGGTCTAAAGAGCCACTTGCATCGCAGCCAATTAATGTTGACAGTTTTGTAAAACAGTACCAGCCCTGATAGAGTTAACAAGGGTCTGAGAGGCCAGTTGGGTTACCTGGCATCACCTACAAGAGGGAGGACCAAGATTAATTAAGAATGAAGCCCAGCTAGGGAAGGGCTGGGATAGCACTATAAAGCCAGGAGGGATAGCAGAAGGGAggtgcagtcactccctgggatgaGGGAAGTTGTCAGGGACCAGGAGGAGAGTAAGTCCTGAGATTCTGCCCTGGAGTAAGAAGTCTAGCAAGTCGGCTCCCATGGTAAAACCAGAAACAGGCAAGGGAAGGCAAAAGGCTGGGTAAGAGGGAGCCAGCAATTGGGACAGGGACTGATTAGACCTGGATTGCTGGTTTTAAGGTCTCTCTGGGCTGGAATCCGGTGTAACTcatgggttcccctgccagctgcTGGTATAGTGGCTCTTGAGCCCCAAGCTGGGGTTGGACACCATCTTAAGAAGGCATTTGGAAGTGGTCCTGTTGGACTTTGTAATCCTGGAAAGGGGTGGACTAAACAGTGACCTCGCTGGAGGGCCAACGTACCAGAATAAAGACTATTGCAGAGCGAACAGAAGGGGTGACCTAATGCTGTGAGATCTACTTTCCCAGTTCTAGGCAGGAGAAGGTACAATGAGTGGGAACCCCATTATAGGAGGAAATATATTCATGAGGCTGATAAATGTCTCTTTTGTGCACAAGTCTAACAAGTGCTgctaaaagcaaagaaaatcttagCAGAAGTAAATAGAtggtgcatttttatttttgttagaaaGAACTGAATTCTCGAGATGGAGCTTGGGATAGAATTTGTGCCGAGAGAGATCCTTTTGTCCTTTGCAGCTTGATGTGGTCCTGGATAGAGCAACTAAAAGAACCTGTTATAACCAAAGAGGATATTGACATGTTGTCAAAAAAATGCACAGAATCACCAGAAACTCTTAATTTACTAGCAAAGGTAAACACTATATATGTCAATTCATTATTTTACTGAAAAGTACAGTTTATTAACTCAAGCTTTGCATCAGTGGCCCTTAAACAaggaatttacatttttaaaggtaacttgcaataaaacaaatttcaagctccataaaaatcaaatgaaaatgtaTCTTGATAGTTCACAGTAAGTTTTAATCAATGCTTAGATGCTCTGGTGATGGGTGCTTTAGAAAAATCCAAGATAGATAAAATCTTAGAGCTCTAGTCAATAGAAACTTGATTTCCATGTGTGCTGGCTGGAGGTACCACAGCCTGCTGCAACTTGAAATTCAGAGAGACAGAAGGCAAGAAACTCTTTCCCTTTAGCTTTCCCTAACACCAGGTCTGGCAACAGTGCTTAATATTGACCACATTATAGTCCTAtgcatcttcaaagtgctgtgcaaacatctAATCCTGTAGCACTGAGAGGGTTGGTGCAGCGGATGTGAGGAACTGACAAATCCAAGTAGTAAATGCCTCAGTAGCCTGGCCAAGTTCCATTACATAAATCAAAGTTCTGGACTTCCATATTCTCAAATCATGATGGGGAATGTGTCATTCTGCTCTGAAACATTTGCATTATGTTTTCTATAAAGGGATAAATATATCCTTTTAGCTATTCtcccttttcagaacatttcctTATGAAGAGAGTTTGTGTTCTAGAATTCTCAGTCACATGACAAATCTTCCAGTACTTTGGGTGTTCTTTTTGTTTCTGGATTATTTGTGTAGAAAGTAGGGCACATTCTAATATCCCCCTCTGCTCACAGTTACACATTTCCTCGAGCAGCAGGTGGCGATTGCCTTCTCTGCAGTCCACTTCCATGACATTCAGCTTCTCTCAGTTCAGGGTTTTGAAATGTCATGCTTCTTCCTGAACTCAGTTCATCAGGGTTTTATTATTTTGGCTGAAGAAAAGATAAAGTAACCACTTAATTCCTGAAGGTAAACTAACCatcaaaattaattattttatcttACCCATTTGTTGTTTATCTTTCTACATTAGTTGTTGTAATGTATGTTTGCCCTTAAAAGCTGCCTGCCCAAGTGGAGATTATCTCCCCCAAGATCTGGTGGCAAGCCTAATGTGAAAGAGGAGATCAGCTGCCTTCAGAACACCGTTTCCCTCATCCACCCAGACACTTTTTTTGGTACCCCTCAGAGACCCTTCTGTGGGGTTGTGATCCACACTGGAAAGGGAGTTGGGCAGgccaggggtgggagtgggatgtTAATTGAGGAGAAAGGCTTAGGAGTATATACTTCCCTGGGCCCTATAGTCTTTCCTAGGAAAAGATAATACAATCTGGCGCTGTATAATTTTTTGTGCCCTTTCACAATAGGGATTCCCCAAGTTAGGGGGTGGAGTCTAAGTGGACAGCCATGGGTAGGAGAGTCCATAGTACCATGCATCTATTGGAACGGTACTGTCAAAGAGTGTGGCTTGGGaaaccttggggggggggggggacgggagagggggagaggaaagcCTGTGCATGGATAGACCTGATCTCCTAGAAGTTTCAGAGGATCCATGGGGTTTGTGTCACAGGGCTACCCATGTTCTGCAGGAGAACTGTTGCAATAGTTGCGCCTACAAGTTTTACCCCAATTGTGGTCTCAGTTGtaagaagtgagtgaaagttcataaaatgtcccaataacctataacaataaACATTGATGGAGAAAAGGTGCAGaaaggagacagactgaattagtccaaacaaaaaggcctaccgAAACAACTCAAGAATTGTGTTACGATCATGTCTCATAA
Proteins encoded in this region:
- the PTPDC1 gene encoding protein tyrosine phosphatase domain-containing protein 1 isoform X3 — its product is MEASPRRRSAVNIFSNFFQGRRHSSSDPFLRILQRRRSSVVEVLSSSTHRVMVAISSVSPAELNATFPEKKRNSRRPTAKYTKVGERLRHVIPGHMQCSMACGGRACKYENPARWSDQEQAIKGLYSSWITDNILAMARPSTEIIEKYNIIEQFQRCDIKTVINLQRPGEHASCGNPLEQESGFTYLPEAFMEDGIYFYNFGWKDYGVASLTTILDMVKVMAFALQEGRVAVHCHAGLGRTGVLIACYLVFATRMTADQAILFVRAKRPNSIQTRGQLVCVREFTQFLIPLRNVFACCEPKAHAVTLSQYLIRQRHLLHGYESRHLKYVPKLVHLVCKLLLDLAENRQVIEEELLDIPDLSSEIEEAVSQLDSTQLDKELTRQNSDTSEPFSHSVVGNVTFETQDSVLSHEHKYDPLWKRRNVECLQPLTHSKRRLSYSDSDLRRTAFLLEQGETPWTVPAQVPLFDKLKQQNTREHFLSSGIQTPQLDLNKEALVRSTFIFWSQGKFSLDGQNNFYTKKSPKEVQRSKTFSSGFERVHNDREARTPKCSFAKEIGHRKKRETNVYGRRICASEDSDNSALEEESSIGYESQDSKDLLEAVPYIVLQSELSLEARRILAAKALANLNEFMGEEEVKQKVEMWQEQYQTILCIFHCVVNLQTIPADVEEALFTRAIKAFTKISLDSENGPQVYNTLGKLFKQILEAKRKEAKKETDNPS
- the PTPDC1 gene encoding protein tyrosine phosphatase domain-containing protein 1 isoform X1 → MEASPRRRSAVNIFSNFFQGRRHSSSDPFLRILQRRRSSVVEVLSSSTHRVMVAISSVSPAELNATFPEKKRNSRRPTAKYTKVGERLRHVIPGHMQCSMACGGRACKYENPARWSDQEQAIKGLYSSWITDNILAMARPSTEIIEKYNIIEQFQRCDIKTVINLQRPGEHASCGNPLEQESGFTYLPEAFMEDGIYFYNFGWKDYGVASLTTILDMVKVMAFALQEGRVAVHCHAGLGRTGVLIACYLVFATRMTADQAILFVRAKRPNSIQTRGQLVCVREFTQFLIPLRNVFACCEPKAHAVTLSQYLIRQRHLLHGYESRHLKYVPKLVHLVCKLLLDLAENRQVIEEELLDIPDLSSEIEEAVSQLDSTQLDKELTRQNSDTSEPFSHSVVGNVTFETQDSVLSHEHKYDPLWKRRNVECLQPLTHSKRRLSYSDSDLRRTAFLLEQGETPWTVPAQVPLFDKLKQQNTREHFLSSGIQTPQLDLNKEALVRSTFIFWSQGKFSLDGQNNFYTKKSPKEVQRSKTFSSGFERVHNDREARTPKCSFAKEIGHRKKRETNVYGRRICASEDSDNSALEEESSIGYESQDSKDLLEAVPYIVLQSELSLEARRILAAKALANLNEFMGEEEVKQKVEMWQKELNSRDGAWDRICAERDPFVLCSLMWSWIEQLKEPVITKEDIDMLSKKCTESPETLNLLAKEQYQTILCIFHCVVNLQTIPADVEEALFTRAIKAFTKISLDSENGPQVYNTLGKLFKQILEAKRKEAKKETDNPS
- the PTPDC1 gene encoding protein tyrosine phosphatase domain-containing protein 1 isoform X2; amino-acid sequence: MAAGVLLQNELPYCSLVKSSAYLATMSSGNSRRPTAKYTKVGERLRHVIPGHMQCSMACGGRACKYENPARWSDQEQAIKGLYSSWITDNILAMARPSTEIIEKYNIIEQFQRCDIKTVINLQRPGEHASCGNPLEQESGFTYLPEAFMEDGIYFYNFGWKDYGVASLTTILDMVKVMAFALQEGRVAVHCHAGLGRTGVLIACYLVFATRMTADQAILFVRAKRPNSIQTRGQLVCVREFTQFLIPLRNVFACCEPKAHAVTLSQYLIRQRHLLHGYESRHLKYVPKLVHLVCKLLLDLAENRQVIEEELLDIPDLSSEIEEAVSQLDSTQLDKELTRQNSDTSEPFSHSVVGNVTFETQDSVLSHEHKYDPLWKRRNVECLQPLTHSKRRLSYSDSDLRRTAFLLEQGETPWTVPAQVPLFDKLKQQNTREHFLSSGIQTPQLDLNKEALVRSTFIFWSQGKFSLDGQNNFYTKKSPKEVQRSKTFSSGFERVHNDREARTPKCSFAKEIGHRKKRETNVYGRRICASEDSDNSALEEESSIGYESQDSKDLLEAVPYIVLQSELSLEARRILAAKALANLNEFMGEEEVKQKVEMWQKELNSRDGAWDRICAERDPFVLCSLMWSWIEQLKEPVITKEDIDMLSKKCTESPETLNLLAKEQYQTILCIFHCVVNLQTIPADVEEALFTRAIKAFTKISLDSENGPQVYNTLGKLFKQILEAKRKEAKKETDNPS